One genomic region from Apodemus sylvaticus chromosome 1, mApoSyl1.1, whole genome shotgun sequence encodes:
- the LOC127682809 gene encoding olfactory receptor 52D1-like has product MLSASIPNGTAFHPSTFVLLGIPGMQDQHVWISIPFCSMYILALVGNGTILYIIITDRALHEPMYLFLCLLSITDLVLCSTTLPKMLAIFWLSSHVISYHGCLTQMFFVHAVFATESAVLLAMAFDRYVAICRPLHYTSILNAVVIGKIGLACVMRGLLFVFPFVILIERLPFCGHHIIPHTYCEHMGIAKLACASIKPNTIYGLTVALSVTGMDVVLIATSYILILQAVLRLLSKDAQFRAFSTCGAHICVILVFYIPAFFSFFTHRFGHRVPPQVHIILANLYLLVPPVLNPLVYGINTKQIRLRILDFFVKRRG; this is encoded by the coding sequence ATGCTCTCTGCCTCTATCCCCAATGGAACTGCCTTCCACCCTTCCACATTTGTTTTGCTTGGAATCCCTGGGATGCAGGACCAGCATGTTTGGATTTCTATTCCCTTCTGCTCCATGTACATCCTTGCTCTGGTCGGAAACGGCACCATCCTCTACATCATCATAACAGACAGGGCTCTCCATGAGCCAATGTACCTCTTCTTGTGCCTGCTTTCTATTACTGATCTGGTCCTCTGTTCAACAACATTGCCTAAAATGTTGGCGATCTTCTGGCTCAGCTCCCATGTCATTTCCTACCATGGCTGCCTCACCCAGATGTTTTTTGTTCATGCAGTCTTTGCCACAGAGTCTGCTGTTCTGCTGGCCATGGCTTTTGATCGCTATGTGGCTATCTGCAGGCCACTTCACTATACATCCATCCTCAATGCTGTTGTAATTGGGAAGATTGGTCTGGCGTGTGTAATGCGTGGCCTGCTCTTTGTCTTCCCCTTTGTCATTCTCATTGAACGTTTACCCTTCTGTGGACATCATATCATCCCTCACACTTACtgtgaacacatgggcatagccAAGCTGGCCTGTGCCAGCATCAAGCCTAACACCATCTATGGTCTTACTGTAGCACTTTCAGTCACTGGCATGGATGTGGTCCTCATTGCTACCTCCTACATCCTGATTCTGCAGGCCGTGCTGCGACTGCTCTCAAAGGATGCCCAGTTCCGAGCATTCAGCACATGTGGAGCTCACATTTGTGTAATTCTTGTCTTCTATATCCCtgcattcttttcatttttcactcATCGCTTTGGCCACCGCGTACCTCCTCAGGTACACATTATACTTGCAAATCTTTATCTCCTCGTGCCTCCTGTTCTCAACCCCCTAGTCTATGGCATCAATACCAAACAAATCCGCCTGAGAATACTTGACTTTTTCGTAAAGAGAAGGGGATAA